In Catalinimonas alkaloidigena, a single genomic region encodes these proteins:
- a CDS encoding DUF6588 family protein: MKRVFLCILFFFTQRFCPAFGQSEVSFFILSGQPNADLLARAYFMPVAKSINSNLNRGWLFGGEALTPGRVEVGVTLTTAFVPPDQKSFDVTAIGLEATTQLAAGYGSQTPTALGAHTLGPQLNVTTTLPGSGEEAVIATYPMPEGVGVPLIPLPSLQLNLGLMKGTELRTRLLPSIKFRSDGTNYATAMWGIGVTHRLHQSFVRYLPFSVTAGLTYARQRVQGNFERVGSWHQVLNGQEVVRTEQQKDPSHYDDQKLQLRAESLILECILSKEVRAFTFFSGLRYSIGRTYVETLGIYPQIAVRPTDEDPYYELYFKDVKNPIKVAIPYYPLALQAGVSCRLSAFTLGLSGTYATYTSLSAALSVSF; this comes from the coding sequence GTGAAAAGAGTTTTCTTGTGCATCTTGTTTTTCTTTACCCAGAGGTTCTGCCCTGCGTTTGGGCAAAGCGAAGTCTCTTTTTTTATCCTGAGCGGACAGCCCAACGCTGACCTCCTGGCCCGTGCCTACTTTATGCCTGTTGCTAAAAGCATCAACAGTAATTTAAACCGGGGGTGGTTGTTTGGCGGAGAGGCGCTGACCCCCGGTCGTGTAGAGGTAGGCGTCACCCTGACGACCGCGTTTGTGCCCCCTGATCAAAAGAGCTTTGACGTGACGGCGATTGGTCTGGAGGCGACGACTCAACTGGCAGCGGGCTACGGAAGTCAGACGCCTACAGCCTTGGGTGCGCATACGTTAGGACCTCAGCTTAACGTCACCACCACTCTTCCCGGTTCAGGCGAGGAGGCGGTTATTGCGACGTATCCTATGCCGGAAGGGGTGGGGGTTCCGCTCATTCCTTTGCCTTCGCTTCAGCTAAATTTAGGCCTTATGAAAGGTACCGAACTGCGCACCCGCCTTTTGCCTAGCATCAAATTTCGTAGTGATGGTACTAATTATGCAACGGCGATGTGGGGGATAGGAGTGACGCACCGGTTGCATCAGTCTTTTGTGCGCTACCTGCCCTTTTCCGTAACGGCCGGGCTCACCTATGCGCGTCAGCGCGTGCAGGGAAACTTTGAGCGGGTTGGAAGTTGGCATCAGGTACTTAACGGCCAGGAAGTAGTACGTACCGAGCAGCAGAAAGACCCTTCACATTATGATGACCAGAAGCTACAGCTGCGAGCGGAATCCTTGATTCTGGAATGCATTCTCTCCAAAGAGGTGCGTGCATTTACATTCTTTTCCGGGTTGCGGTACAGCATCGGAAGAACGTATGTGGAAACATTGGGAATTTATCCTCAGATAGCAGTTCGTCCTACAGATGAAGACCCTTATTATGAGTTATACTTTAAGGATGTGAAGAACCCAATTAAAGTCGCAATTCCTTACTATCCTTTGGCATTGCAAGCCGGAGTAAGCTGCCGGCTCAGCGCCTTCACCCTCGGGTTATCAGGCACGTATGCGACGTATACGTCTTTGAGCGCCGCCTTGAGCGTTTCGTTTTGA
- a CDS encoding capsule assembly Wzi family protein: protein MKCIWLFLAFTFAGLIFQGHAQRSTFHYSMSVEGSITSLQSIPFWMQANRFGSVPVAGPSVSIVGSLRKDYRTDRKRLVDWGLSFEGRGNAGKTAEFLLIEGYAKARLSIFEAKVGRAKSQIGLVDSTLSSGSIALSGNALGIPKVDLAIPEFYSIPILGRRLAIKGNFVHGWLGKTDIRFGNAPPKLNTRFHMLSAYGRLGKPDSPLKLYAGINHMVLWGDEQQIFGDDFTIASKKAYFYVLTGKKVVGSENISKIGNQLGSIDFGFDYDFPTVKLAVYRQHFYDKGAIRYLANLRDGLNGVSLTNKQPVTQKLQWRKLLLEVLFTKNQAGEIWSPWTPSGPEHYYNHSVYADGYSYRGRGIGTPFITPRHMAREGQASAPQDYFINNRVFLTHLGVEACYQRWTFTGKVSYSRNYGTYWTSDVEYFWFNNQRVPHDPGENVFREVGQFSAYLEGKKKLSNGYRVRYSTAFDVGNLLNNAWGGNVCVTKIFQ from the coding sequence ATGAAATGCATCTGGCTATTTCTCGCCTTTACTTTTGCTGGATTGATTTTTCAAGGACATGCACAACGCAGTACCTTTCACTACAGTATGTCTGTAGAAGGCAGTATTACATCGCTTCAATCCATTCCCTTTTGGATGCAAGCCAATCGTTTCGGCAGCGTTCCTGTTGCAGGCCCCTCTGTCAGCATCGTAGGAAGCCTTCGAAAAGACTATCGTACCGATCGCAAACGTTTGGTGGATTGGGGACTCTCTTTTGAAGGACGCGGAAATGCAGGCAAGACGGCCGAATTCTTATTGATCGAAGGTTACGCCAAGGCACGATTGAGCATTTTCGAAGCGAAGGTAGGGCGGGCAAAGAGTCAAATCGGATTGGTCGATTCTACCTTATCTTCTGGTTCCATTGCCCTTTCGGGTAATGCCCTGGGCATTCCGAAGGTGGATCTGGCCATTCCTGAATTCTACAGTATTCCGATCCTGGGAAGGAGGCTGGCTATCAAAGGGAACTTTGTACACGGGTGGCTGGGGAAGACAGACATCAGGTTTGGAAATGCTCCCCCTAAGTTAAACACTCGGTTTCATATGCTATCGGCTTACGGCAGACTCGGCAAACCCGATAGCCCCTTAAAGTTGTATGCAGGAATTAATCACATGGTCCTCTGGGGTGACGAGCAACAGATTTTCGGCGACGATTTTACCATCGCTTCTAAGAAAGCTTACTTCTATGTACTTACGGGAAAGAAAGTAGTCGGTAGCGAAAATATCTCGAAAATTGGTAATCAACTCGGTTCTATTGATTTTGGGTTTGATTATGACTTCCCCACGGTGAAACTAGCGGTGTATCGTCAGCACTTTTACGACAAAGGAGCCATTCGCTACTTAGCCAATCTACGCGATGGCTTGAACGGCGTAAGTCTCACCAATAAGCAGCCAGTTACCCAGAAGCTTCAGTGGCGGAAACTATTGCTCGAAGTCTTGTTCACCAAGAACCAGGCCGGCGAGATTTGGTCTCCCTGGACACCTTCCGGGCCAGAGCACTATTACAATCATTCGGTCTATGCGGATGGATACTCGTATCGGGGCAGGGGGATTGGTACGCCTTTCATCACGCCTCGACACATGGCCCGAGAAGGGCAGGCTTCCGCTCCGCAAGACTATTTCATCAACAATCGTGTCTTCCTGACCCATTTAGGCGTTGAAGCCTGTTACCAGCGCTGGACTTTTACTGGCAAGGTTTCTTACTCACGCAATTACGGCACGTACTGGACCAGTGATGTCGAGTATTTCTGGTTTAACAACCAGCGGGTACCGCACGATCCCGGCGAGAATGTCTTCCGGGAAGTGGGGCAATTTTCCGCCTACCTGGAAGGAAAAAAAAAATTAAGTAACGGTTATCGGGTGCGTTACAGTACGGCCTTCGACGTGGGCAATCTGTTGAACAACGCCTGGGGAGGAAATGTGTGCGTGACCAAGATTTTTCAGTAA
- a CDS encoding WcaF family extracellular polysaccharide biosynthesis acetyltransferase, which yields MRAMVEKHFISQVKLKEFNPSVGLDRGVAKWKEGFWYVVKIVFFLSALPYPHHLKASILRLFGAHVGSRVVIKPRVNIHFPWKLEIGDDVWIGEEAFILNFEPVRIGSNVCISQRAFLCGGNHDFRVPSMPYRNGPITLQDGCWIGAGCFIGPGVTVGTDTVVTVGSIVTSDLGANRICRVHPPAFEKIRWRSEIDISK from the coding sequence ATGAGAGCTATGGTGGAAAAGCACTTTATTTCACAGGTAAAGCTTAAAGAGTTTAATCCTTCAGTAGGATTAGATAGAGGTGTTGCGAAGTGGAAAGAAGGCTTTTGGTACGTTGTGAAAATAGTGTTCTTTTTATCGGCGTTGCCGTATCCACATCACTTAAAGGCTTCGATACTTCGTTTATTTGGTGCGCATGTAGGAAGTAGAGTGGTTATTAAACCACGAGTGAATATTCATTTTCCCTGGAAGTTGGAGATAGGTGATGACGTCTGGATTGGAGAAGAAGCCTTTATTCTCAACTTCGAACCCGTGCGTATCGGAAGCAACGTATGCATTTCGCAGCGCGCCTTCCTGTGTGGTGGAAATCACGACTTTCGGGTGCCGTCAATGCCCTACCGCAATGGCCCCATTACCCTGCAAGACGGGTGCTGGATCGGTGCCGGCTGTTTTATTGGACCTGGCGTAACCGTAGGCACTGATACCGTAGTAACGGTAGGATCAATTGTGACTTCCGATTTAGGCGCAAATCGGATATGTCGGGTACATCCACCTGCGTTTGAGAAAATCCGTTGGAGGTCTGAAATTGACATTAGTAAGTAG
- a CDS encoding O-antigen ligase family protein, with translation MTLNLKKRVTVITYVLSLSGLAIVSSIVEILNISTDSSVPFILFRLLFLMLSVVLIAFNIQNVKLINSIDGLLFVAFVLMYTLRILLDTVFFTTPLRLPSYNYILFAYGVCFIPFIAFRFSQIKLFKREIVIALLVILLIASVFVLISVLDKIQSQEFRNGRLSNDKFSPIFLGHLGASLFVMSLYCFFSKLIDGNIYVKLVSILGIVVGMIVVIMAASRGPILSLIIVAAVYMFYYSSKKFFIYLFCVFAFGFIFSGEIFSFIDVSGSSAVRRLERMFDGEDESGSIRLDEWDGAIDQFVDSPLIGNSLEEQKYHFYPHNIYLEGFMSTGVIGGMPFIGLLLMAMYRAFKHIQYSSEYTWVALLFIQYAIASFFSGAIYSNGPYWYFMASVFSIGLPTRLVDSRIIFKRRLLKMYSRF, from the coding sequence ATGACATTAAATTTAAAAAAAAGAGTTACTGTTATAACCTATGTCCTTAGTCTATCAGGACTGGCTATTGTTTCTAGCATAGTAGAAATATTAAATATCTCTACTGATTCAAGCGTGCCTTTTATATTATTCAGACTTCTCTTTCTAATGCTTTCTGTGGTTTTGATAGCATTCAATATACAAAATGTAAAGCTTATTAATAGTATTGATGGTTTGCTATTTGTGGCATTTGTGTTGATGTATACCTTGCGGATTTTGCTAGATACTGTTTTCTTTACTACGCCCCTACGGCTCCCATCTTATAATTATATATTATTCGCATATGGAGTGTGCTTTATACCTTTTATTGCTTTTAGGTTTAGTCAAATTAAGCTCTTTAAAAGAGAGATAGTAATTGCCTTGCTGGTGATTCTTTTGATTGCGTCGGTTTTTGTTTTGATTTCAGTTCTTGATAAGATACAGTCTCAGGAATTTAGAAATGGCAGGTTGTCTAACGATAAATTTAGTCCTATATTTTTAGGTCATCTTGGTGCCTCTTTGTTTGTGATGTCTCTGTATTGCTTTTTTAGTAAATTGATTGATGGTAATATTTATGTTAAGTTGGTTAGTATTTTAGGTATTGTCGTAGGAATGATAGTAGTCATTATGGCTGCCTCTAGAGGTCCTATTTTGTCGTTGATCATTGTCGCTGCGGTGTATATGTTTTATTATAGTAGTAAAAAGTTTTTTATTTATCTGTTTTGTGTATTTGCTTTTGGATTTATTTTTAGTGGTGAAATTTTTTCTTTTATTGATGTCTCAGGTAGTAGTGCTGTTAGGAGGCTTGAGAGAATGTTTGACGGTGAAGATGAGTCAGGTAGTATAAGGCTGGATGAGTGGGATGGAGCAATTGATCAATTTGTTGATTCTCCATTAATTGGTAATTCTTTAGAAGAGCAGAAGTATCACTTTTATCCTCATAATATTTATTTGGAAGGATTTATGTCTACCGGTGTAATTGGTGGCATGCCATTTATTGGGTTGTTGCTTATGGCAATGTATAGAGCTTTTAAACATATACAGTATAGTTCAGAGTATACTTGGGTTGCATTGCTTTTTATTCAATATGCAATTGCATCTTTTTTCTCAGGAGCCATTTATTCTAATGGGCCATACTGGTATTTTATGGCATCTGTTTTTTCAATAGGTCTACCTACTAGATTAGTCGATTCTAGAATTATATTTAAGAGACGTTTGTTGAAAATGTATTCGCGGTTTTGA
- a CDS encoding glycosyltransferase family 2 protein, producing MGVVKGYLPKITIITIAYNAVDSIEATIQSVIEQKYPNYEYIIIDGGSTDGSTDIIRKYENNIDYWRSEPDEGIYDAMNKGIAKASGHWINFMNSGDTFCSSQVLESIPWGEYESYAIIYGNSMYKGNNDHIRLPLPLKALEYGIMMGNHQSMFFNKRILQKQLTYDTKYKIYADYELVNRIYQTKRYGFKYIDTLVAVYEGNGISTQRSARVRKEKYRLIFNNYGYIRAISCFVDRIINGTSLERFKDVI from the coding sequence ATGGGTGTGGTGAAGGGTTATCTCCCTAAGATAACAATCATAACTATTGCTTATAACGCTGTAGATTCTATTGAAGCAACTATTCAAAGCGTAATTGAGCAAAAATATCCTAACTATGAATATATTATTATTGATGGCGGAAGTACAGATGGTAGTACAGATATTATCAGAAAGTATGAAAATAATATAGATTACTGGAGGAGTGAACCAGATGAAGGGATATATGATGCTATGAATAAAGGCATTGCTAAAGCTTCTGGCCATTGGATCAACTTTATGAATAGCGGTGATACATTCTGCTCTAGTCAAGTTTTAGAATCTATTCCATGGGGCGAGTACGAGAGCTATGCTATTATTTATGGTAATTCAATGTATAAAGGCAATAATGATCATATACGATTGCCGTTGCCTCTTAAGGCTCTTGAATATGGTATAATGATGGGCAACCATCAATCTATGTTTTTTAATAAAAGAATATTACAAAAACAATTGACTTATGATACAAAGTATAAAATATATGCTGATTATGAATTAGTTAATAGGATATATCAGACCAAAAGATATGGTTTTAAATACATAGATACTTTGGTTGCAGTCTATGAAGGAAACGGGATTTCAACTCAAAGAAGTGCGAGGGTAAGAAAGGAGAAGTATAGATTGATATTTAATAATTATGGCTATATCAGAGCTATCTCCTGTTTTGTTGACAGAATAATAAATGGAACTTCATTGGAAAGGTTTAAGGACGTAATTTAA
- a CDS encoding sulfotransferase family protein — translation MSLGSITPIFIFSLPRSGSTLLQKIIANHEKVATTSEPWILLPLLSPLRQSGSTFSDYGFEASSNALKEYCGNLKLGLGAYRQVVHEVAIKLYHGAAHPEASFFIDKTPRYHLIVQEIIKCFPEAKYVFLWRHPIATVSSLMSTFNDDKWNLYRYKVDLFNGLHNLVDAYESNKSTSFSLNYEELVNPELNNIVLDKLFDYLGLVYDSEIKSSFQNVTLSGSFGDPNIKLKKSISSDSVSKWKSNMNSVIRKRWAINYVNWIGEERLKTMGYDMNTILTDLKDISPTSAHLLSDVRGYLEYALRPWIEPSLWKAKLRENNRKFNVQHY, via the coding sequence ATGAGCTTAGGAAGTATAACTCCTATATTTATTTTTTCTTTGCCCAGGTCGGGCTCCACATTGCTCCAAAAAATAATAGCGAACCATGAAAAGGTTGCTACTACTTCAGAACCCTGGATATTACTGCCTTTATTAAGCCCATTGAGGCAAAGTGGTAGTACTTTTTCTGATTATGGTTTTGAGGCAAGTAGTAATGCGTTAAAAGAATATTGTGGTAATCTGAAATTAGGTCTTGGTGCTTATCGCCAAGTAGTACATGAAGTAGCTATAAAGCTATACCATGGTGCAGCACATCCAGAAGCCTCATTCTTTATAGATAAAACCCCGAGATATCATTTGATTGTTCAGGAAATTATTAAGTGTTTTCCTGAAGCAAAATATGTGTTTCTCTGGAGGCATCCTATTGCAACAGTGAGTTCACTGATGAGCACATTTAATGATGATAAATGGAATTTATATAGGTATAAAGTGGATTTATTTAACGGATTGCATAATTTAGTAGATGCTTATGAAAGCAACAAGTCTACCTCTTTTAGTTTAAATTATGAAGAATTAGTTAATCCGGAACTGAATAATATAGTGCTTGATAAACTATTTGATTATTTGGGCTTGGTTTACGATAGTGAAATAAAAAGCAGCTTTCAGAATGTAACACTGAGCGGAAGCTTTGGTGATCCTAATATAAAACTTAAGAAGAGTATCTCTAGTGATTCGGTTAGCAAGTGGAAAAGTAACATGAATAGTGTAATAAGAAAGAGATGGGCTATAAATTATGTGAATTGGATTGGGGAGGAGAGATTGAAAACTATGGGATACGACATGAATACGATACTGACTGATCTTAAAGATATATCGCCAACTAGTGCGCATCTGCTTTCTGACGTGAGAGGATACTTAGAATATGCATTAAGACCTTGGATTGAGCCAAGCCTTTGGAAAGCTAAGCTAAGAGAAAATAATCGGAAGTTTAATGTGCAGCACTATTAA
- a CDS encoding flippase — MWVKIKEKLRGDVELTELIINSGAAFGIKLMGVLFSYVFTFLVARFYGANALGIFSICLSSINIATIVSKLGLNTILLRLTAKYKALAQNHNIIETYQRVFALISFSSLMVTLIVCVYSDRIAIRVFDKPYLSESLKLVGLSVFPFTWMYINIEGLRGIKRVYLFSFFESLWPQLGATITLVLLFWFYPSNGENVPYLAYSIPATIAAVSSFMVLNNNISVASFSRLTLKWFGQGSKFKSLLKSSMPLLLASSLQLVMNTTDTLMLGAMQSDSEVGIFNVCVKITNITTIGLLAVNSIVAPKFAEEWGRNNLVGLQKVARQATALTFWSSLPFFVGIFLVPEFILNLFGQEFIEGKAAILIIALGQCVNIGCGSVGYILQMTEHENAFKNIILISGILNVILNFFLIPSYSYFGAALASLVATCFWNIAMSFYLKNKLGISVSIISYKFD, encoded by the coding sequence ATGTGGGTTAAAATAAAAGAAAAATTACGAGGCGATGTTGAGCTAACTGAACTGATAATAAACTCAGGTGCAGCATTTGGAATCAAGCTAATGGGTGTCCTTTTTAGCTATGTTTTTACTTTTCTAGTTGCAAGATTTTATGGGGCGAATGCATTAGGAATATTTTCTATCTGTTTGTCTTCTATCAACATAGCTACTATAGTAAGTAAACTTGGGCTAAATACAATTTTACTTCGCTTAACTGCTAAGTACAAAGCGTTAGCTCAGAATCATAATATCATTGAAACTTATCAAAGGGTTTTTGCCTTAATCTCTTTCTCTTCTTTGATGGTTACTTTGATTGTTTGTGTTTATTCTGATCGGATTGCCATAAGAGTATTTGATAAGCCCTATTTGAGCGAAAGCTTGAAATTAGTTGGTCTAAGTGTTTTCCCATTTACATGGATGTATATCAATATCGAGGGATTGAGAGGTATAAAACGCGTTTACCTGTTTTCGTTTTTTGAGAGCTTGTGGCCGCAATTGGGTGCTACCATCACATTAGTACTCTTATTTTGGTTCTATCCTTCAAATGGCGAAAATGTACCCTATTTAGCCTATTCAATTCCAGCCACAATTGCTGCAGTGTCTAGTTTCATGGTGTTGAATAATAATATTTCAGTTGCATCATTTTCACGTTTAACGTTAAAATGGTTTGGCCAGGGTTCAAAATTTAAATCTCTTCTGAAATCTTCAATGCCATTACTATTAGCAAGTTCTTTGCAATTAGTAATGAATACTACAGATACCTTAATGCTAGGAGCTATGCAATCCGATAGTGAAGTAGGAATATTTAATGTTTGTGTAAAAATTACAAATATCACGACTATTGGTTTATTAGCCGTCAATAGTATTGTAGCACCTAAGTTTGCAGAAGAATGGGGGCGTAATAATCTTGTAGGATTACAGAAGGTTGCTCGTCAAGCAACGGCCTTAACTTTTTGGAGTTCATTACCTTTTTTCGTAGGTATCTTCCTTGTTCCCGAATTTATACTAAATCTCTTTGGACAAGAGTTTATTGAAGGGAAAGCAGCGATTCTTATAATTGCCTTGGGGCAATGCGTTAATATTGGCTGTGGCTCAGTAGGGTATATTCTGCAGATGACCGAACACGAAAATGCATTTAAAAATATCATTCTTATTTCTGGTATTCTTAATGTAATACTGAATTTCTTTTTGATACCGTCATATTCTTATTTTGGAGCAGCCTTAGCAAGTCTAGTTGCAACATGCTTTTGGAATATTGCAATGAGTTTCTATTTGAAAAATAAATTAGGGATTTCTGTTTCTATTATTAGTTACAAGTTTGATTAA
- a CDS encoding GumC family protein: protein MVDKGLTQTQIEVEEEIDIRLILNRYLRYWYWFVASVLLCSIVAFLYLRYTSPKYNVRGTLLIKDDEAGPSFSRQDIFQELDIFQTSNNLENEIEILRSKSLMERTLSELSLQTSIYVKGRIRDVEVYGYESPVKVFVKAIDSSMFDGIVTIHATGNDFQLEYEDDNGNIETTSHQFGQEIQKTFGTFTVVGNSGAFENKDVIVKFHDLRKLANDYNEILSIRTVNEDATVLSISLNDPVPLKGIDIISKLIELYNKESIEDKNQIASNTIEFIDERLKSLTIELANVEKDVEQYKRQNELTNVSSEAQLYLEGASEYNKQLAEFDIQVDVLNSIKNYLQKPDNQYEFVPSSLSIQDPTLLGLVNKYNELQIERDRLLRLSKPENPIVLNVNEQLINLKYNILENIKNIQSGLEITRRNLKANSRQFESRIQKVPLIERELLEINRQQVIKQELYLFLLTKREESALSLASTIPNSRVIDPPVADDDPVSPKKLLILLIAFILGISIPFGVIFVSSIFDNKVNDLKDLERVTKTPVIGEIPNSGLKKTLVVTENNRTPIAELFRLIRTNLQFTTLGKKNKVTVVTSSQSGEGKTFFSINLGATLALSGKKVVIVGFDLRKPKLMQELGIVNNLGVTNYIISDDLIVSDLINAVVEVPQLYAIGSGPIPPNPAELMMSRKVEQLISELETEFDHVIIDSPPVGQVADTFALAPYVDSTIYVVRYNYTFKAQLAIVEDIYKNNKMPHSMVILNDSKNNGYGYGYGYGYGYGENGTKKEKLKRALN from the coding sequence ATGGTAGACAAAGGGTTAACTCAAACTCAAATTGAGGTTGAAGAAGAGATTGATATAAGATTGATTCTTAATAGATACTTGCGTTACTGGTATTGGTTCGTTGCCAGTGTTTTATTGTGTTCAATAGTAGCATTCCTGTATTTAAGATACACTTCGCCTAAGTACAATGTTAGGGGTACTCTATTAATTAAGGATGATGAAGCTGGCCCTAGTTTCTCACGACAAGATATATTTCAAGAGCTTGATATATTCCAGACTTCTAATAATTTAGAAAATGAAATTGAAATATTGAGATCAAAGAGTTTGATGGAAAGGACACTTTCTGAACTATCTCTCCAAACTAGTATTTATGTGAAAGGAAGGATTAGAGATGTAGAAGTCTATGGTTATGAGTCACCGGTTAAAGTATTCGTAAAGGCGATCGATTCGAGTATGTTTGATGGTATTGTGACAATCCATGCTACAGGTAACGATTTTCAATTAGAATATGAAGATGACAATGGAAATATAGAAACTACGTCACATCAATTTGGACAAGAGATACAAAAAACTTTTGGAACTTTTACTGTTGTAGGAAATAGCGGAGCCTTTGAAAATAAGGACGTAATTGTAAAGTTCCATGACTTGAGAAAACTGGCAAATGATTACAATGAAATTCTGTCAATCAGAACTGTAAACGAGGATGCTACAGTACTGAGCATTAGCTTGAACGATCCAGTGCCTTTAAAAGGCATAGATATTATCAGTAAATTAATAGAGCTATATAACAAGGAGTCAATAGAAGATAAAAACCAAATCGCATCAAATACTATTGAATTCATAGATGAGCGCCTTAAAAGCTTGACAATCGAGTTAGCAAATGTGGAGAAAGATGTAGAGCAATATAAGCGTCAAAATGAGTTGACAAATGTCAGCTCAGAAGCGCAATTATATCTTGAGGGTGCTAGCGAATATAATAAACAGCTAGCTGAGTTTGATATTCAAGTAGATGTGTTAAATTCCATAAAGAATTATTTGCAGAAACCAGATAATCAATATGAGTTTGTTCCAAGTTCGCTAAGTATCCAAGATCCTACTTTATTAGGTTTGGTTAATAAATATAATGAATTGCAAATAGAGAGAGATAGACTACTTCGACTCAGCAAACCAGAGAATCCTATAGTATTAAATGTAAATGAGCAGTTGATAAATCTGAAGTACAATATTTTAGAGAATATTAAGAATATTCAGAGCGGATTAGAAATAACACGTCGAAACTTAAAGGCTAATTCTAGGCAATTTGAATCTAGAATCCAGAAGGTGCCTCTCATTGAGCGTGAATTGCTAGAAATTAACAGACAGCAAGTTATTAAGCAAGAACTTTATCTGTTTCTATTGACAAAAAGAGAGGAGTCCGCTTTGTCATTAGCTTCTACGATTCCAAATTCCCGTGTTATTGATCCGCCAGTGGCTGACGATGATCCTGTAAGTCCTAAAAAGTTACTTATCCTATTAATTGCTTTTATTTTAGGAATAAGTATTCCTTTTGGGGTCATATTTGTTAGTAGCATATTTGATAATAAAGTAAATGATTTGAAAGATCTAGAGCGTGTTACAAAAACACCGGTAATAGGAGAAATACCTAATAGTGGATTGAAAAAAACTCTAGTTGTTACTGAGAATAATCGCACGCCAATAGCGGAATTATTTAGGTTAATTAGAACTAACTTGCAATTCACAACTTTGGGGAAGAAAAATAAAGTGACTGTAGTAACATCAAGCCAAAGTGGAGAAGGTAAGACTTTCTTTAGTATCAACTTGGGAGCTACATTAGCTTTATCAGGAAAGAAGGTGGTTATAGTGGGATTCGATCTACGTAAGCCAAAATTGATGCAAGAGTTAGGTATTGTAAATAATTTAGGTGTGACTAATTATATAATTTCTGATGATCTTATAGTTAGCGATCTAATCAATGCAGTAGTGGAAGTGCCTCAACTCTATGCAATTGGGTCAGGTCCTATTCCTCCTAACCCCGCAGAGCTAATGATGAGTAGAAAAGTTGAACAGTTAATCAGTGAACTTGAGACTGAGTTTGACCATGTAATAATTGATTCGCCTCCTGTAGGCCAGGTGGCCGATACATTTGCATTGGCTCCATATGTAGACTCAACTATTTATGTGGTTCGCTACAATTATACCTTTAAAGCGCAATTAGCCATTGTAGAAGATATCTATAAAAATAATAAAATGCCTCATAGCATGGTCATATTGAATGACTCTAAAAATAATGGGTATGGGTATGGGTATGGGTATGGGTATGGGTATGGGGAGAATGGAACAAAGAAGGAAAAATTGAAAAGAGCCCTTAATTAG